The Desulfosporosinus sp. Sb-LF genome contains a region encoding:
- a CDS encoding protein-glutamate O-methyltransferase CheR, which produces MNEDYWLKQLGVLISEKIGLHFSENRMQDLRQAVQIFTQEHGQGDTGLFIQSLIASTLTEQQIKTLSSCLTVGETYFFREMKSLEAFRDHIISGFTRHQSGRERRLRVWSAGCSSGEEPYTVAMLIDQMIPETRNWDIRIYGTDINLQALEKARRGVYTKWSFRGTPDTLRDRYFEPAGQGTYAVKDRFKDMVSFSYLNLATDDYPAVLNTQKMDVIFCRNVIMYFTPRMIQRVIRRMHRYLVDGGWLIVAPSETSTLLSSEFSTVSFEGATLYRKVNQEPSVHKVWAPAASAVPEPFLTAPSMWPETVQIFPEVFLSASTVPPREDNERRYKDALAAYQDGRYDEAVATLQMICPGNGYGQHQSETEGNVFALRARILANQGNLEQAVEWCEKAITKDKINPDHWFLLAMILMEQGQEKAAVQALKRSLYLKPEFIAAYYLLGTLALRENRPKDSNRYFRQAISLLSNVPKEKTLMELDGMTAGRLRETIQTLMIEEGI; this is translated from the coding sequence ATGAATGAAGATTATTGGTTAAAGCAACTCGGCGTCTTAATCTCTGAGAAAATTGGTCTGCATTTCTCGGAGAACAGGATGCAAGATCTTCGACAGGCTGTGCAAATTTTCACTCAAGAGCATGGTCAGGGAGATACCGGATTATTCATTCAATCACTTATAGCCTCCACGCTAACTGAACAGCAGATTAAGACCTTGTCTAGTTGCCTGACGGTGGGTGAAACATACTTTTTCCGGGAGATGAAGAGCCTGGAGGCATTCAGGGATCATATTATTTCCGGATTCACTAGGCACCAGTCGGGGCGGGAACGAAGGCTTAGGGTCTGGAGTGCGGGTTGCAGTTCAGGAGAGGAGCCCTACACTGTGGCGATGCTGATCGACCAAATGATTCCCGAGACTAGAAACTGGGATATTCGTATTTATGGCACCGATATTAATCTGCAAGCTCTCGAAAAGGCTCGGCGAGGGGTTTACACAAAATGGTCGTTCCGTGGAACGCCGGATACCCTGAGGGATCGATACTTCGAACCAGCAGGGCAGGGAACGTATGCGGTGAAAGATCGCTTCAAGGACATGGTTTCTTTTTCCTACCTTAATCTAGCCACGGATGATTACCCAGCGGTACTAAACACTCAGAAGATGGATGTAATCTTCTGTCGGAACGTTATCATGTATTTTACGCCCCGAATGATTCAGCGGGTAATTCGGCGGATGCATCGCTACCTAGTAGATGGGGGATGGCTGATCGTAGCCCCTAGCGAGACATCAACACTACTTTCTTCAGAGTTCTCAACGGTTTCGTTCGAAGGGGCGACTCTCTATCGAAAAGTCAATCAAGAGCCATCTGTTCACAAGGTGTGGGCTCCGGCGGCCTCGGCAGTACCAGAACCGTTTCTGACTGCACCATCAATGTGGCCCGAAACCGTACAGATATTCCCGGAGGTATTCCTGTCGGCATCCACGGTGCCACCACGTGAGGATAATGAACGACGATATAAAGATGCGTTGGCCGCTTACCAAGATGGTCGTTATGATGAAGCGGTTGCTACGCTACAAATGATTTGTCCGGGGAACGGATACGGACAACATCAGTCGGAGACTGAGGGTAATGTATTTGCCCTGAGGGCTCGCATCTTAGCGAATCAGGGGAACCTTGAACAGGCCGTTGAGTGGTGTGAAAAAGCTATCACTAAGGATAAGATCAATCCCGATCACTGGTTCCTTCTTGCTATGATACTAATGGAACAGGGACAGGAAAAGGCTGCCGTTCAAGCACTCAAGCGTTCTTTGTATCTTAAGCCAGAGTTCATTGCAGCCTATTACTTGTTGGGAACTCTTGCACTCCGAGAGAACAGGCCTAAAGATTCGAATCGGTATTTTCGACAGGCAATATCGTTGCTGTCCAACGTACCAAAGGAAAAGACCTTGATGGAGTTGGACGGGATGACTGCTGGTCGACTGAGGGAAACGATTCAAACGTTGATGATTGAAGAAGGGATTTGA
- a CDS encoding chemotaxis protein CheW produces MDRAKDLARENNDETAEGESIGVVEFRLSNEKYAIESRYVREVLPLKELTAVPCTPPYILGIINVRGQILSIIDLRVFFELPREAVTFATKILVLSSNEMELGIVADAVTGARSIQLEQMQAGLPTLTGIREIYLRGVVGDDLVFLDAAKLLADKQILVNEEVEE; encoded by the coding sequence ATGGATAGAGCAAAGGATCTGGCACGCGAAAACAATGATGAAACAGCCGAGGGCGAGAGCATCGGGGTGGTAGAGTTCAGATTGTCCAATGAAAAATATGCCATTGAGTCCAGGTATGTACGGGAAGTGCTCCCACTCAAGGAGCTGACAGCCGTTCCTTGTACCCCGCCCTACATACTTGGTATCATCAATGTGCGCGGACAAATCCTTTCCATCATTGACTTAAGAGTTTTCTTTGAATTGCCGCGGGAAGCGGTAACCTTTGCCACCAAGATCCTCGTGCTCAGCTCGAACGAGATGGAGTTAGGAATTGTAGCGGATGCGGTAACTGGGGCGCGATCTATTCAACTCGAACAGATGCAAGCAGGACTGCCAACCTTAACAGGCATCCGCGAGATTTATTTGCGTGGGGTTGTTGGGGATGATCTTGTATTCCTTGATGCGGCAAAGCTACTGGCGGATAAGCAGATTCTAGTCAATGAAGAAGTCGAAGAGTAG
- a CDS encoding methyl-accepting chemotaxis protein yields MFNLKNIKIGRKLGLGFGIIVLIVMVVGSIGYYGITLMSQEMRYISGNSIPDLQNLATLNYQRMVIRADSMTVAATESQVNADDTLKSVMTRRKASWEIVDRSWGILVRTPQTSDQGRELMKQLEGEYTAWRTLYVDLDRTIEQIALNTDAKQKRALYAKYSELVVRMIPISDKMGATFDRITENNVVNTNQIIKEHIAKADFLKLLSLITIVSSIVLVIILSVVITRSVSVPIMAAVEFLTCISQGDLIQEVPKTLCDRKDENGDLARSMQTMIENLRTQIRDISQVSNGLVLSASEIASSVSQVTSGAQENSAAVMETTTTVEEVKQTVNVTSQKAREVADKAQQGLQVAYDGRQTSENLAIGMQHIREQMTLVADTIMKLSEQSQVIIEITTTVEDLADQSNLLAVNAAIEAAKAGEHGKGFAVVAQEIKSLAEQSKQATKQVRSILNDIQKATGAAVMATEQGSKAVDEGMKEATRASESIQALSKNFSESTQSAAQIAAANKEQLMAIDQVTSAMQNIEEVTTQNVASMRHLEIAVQSLKDMGQNLSRTVTRYKV; encoded by the coding sequence ATGTTTAATCTTAAGAATATAAAGATAGGACGGAAACTCGGGCTCGGGTTTGGGATTATTGTTCTTATTGTCATGGTCGTTGGTTCGATCGGGTATTATGGAATAACGCTCATGTCACAGGAGATGCGTTATATAAGTGGAAATAGTATTCCTGATCTTCAAAATCTCGCTACCCTCAACTATCAACGCATGGTTATACGTGCCGATTCAATGACTGTGGCTGCAACAGAGTCTCAAGTAAACGCGGATGATACTCTAAAAAGTGTGATGACTAGACGCAAAGCAAGTTGGGAAATAGTGGATCGTTCCTGGGGTATATTGGTAAGAACTCCGCAGACTTCTGATCAAGGCAGGGAATTAATGAAGCAGCTTGAAGGCGAATACACGGCCTGGCGAACTCTGTATGTCGATCTTGATAGGACTATCGAGCAGATTGCGCTAAACACAGATGCCAAGCAGAAGCGGGCGCTCTATGCCAAATATTCGGAGCTTGTGGTACGTATGATTCCGATATCAGATAAAATGGGTGCTACTTTCGATAGAATCACAGAAAATAACGTGGTTAACACTAATCAAATAATCAAGGAGCATATTGCAAAAGCAGATTTTCTCAAATTATTGAGCCTAATCACGATTGTCTCGAGCATCGTGCTAGTAATTATTCTGTCTGTGGTTATTACACGCAGTGTGAGCGTTCCGATTATGGCGGCTGTGGAGTTTCTCACCTGTATTAGTCAAGGTGATTTGATCCAAGAGGTTCCCAAGACACTATGCGACCGAAAAGATGAAAACGGGGATCTTGCGCGGTCCATGCAGACTATGATTGAAAACCTCCGCACTCAGATTCGTGATATTTCTCAGGTCTCCAATGGTCTTGTCCTTTCTGCCAGCGAAATAGCGTCATCAGTATCACAGGTGACTAGCGGGGCACAAGAGAACTCTGCGGCAGTGATGGAGACGACAACGACTGTAGAAGAGGTCAAGCAGACGGTAAACGTGACGAGCCAGAAGGCCAGAGAGGTGGCAGATAAAGCTCAACAGGGCCTCCAAGTGGCCTATGACGGTCGGCAGACGTCTGAGAATTTGGCTATTGGAATGCAGCACATTCGTGAACAAATGACGCTGGTTGCAGATACAATTATGAAGCTCAGTGAACAGAGCCAGGTGATCATTGAGATTACTACCACGGTCGAGGATTTAGCTGACCAGTCCAATCTTCTGGCAGTGAATGCGGCTATAGAAGCAGCTAAGGCTGGGGAACACGGCAAGGGTTTTGCAGTAGTGGCACAAGAGATCAAAAGCCTTGCGGAACAATCGAAACAAGCTACAAAGCAAGTGCGGAGTATTTTGAACGATATTCAGAAGGCTACAGGAGCAGCGGTGATGGCAACGGAACAGGGAAGTAAGGCTGTTGATGAAGGAATGAAAGAAGCTACGAGGGCGAGTGAATCAATTCAAGCATTGAGCAAAAACTTTTCGGAATCGACTCAATCTGCCGCTCAAATCGCAGCCGCTAATAAGGAGCAGCTCATGGCGATCGATCAGGTAACATCGGCGATGCAAAATATCGAAGAAGTGACCACCCAGAACGTAGCAAGTATGAGGCACTTAGAGATCGCGGTACAAAGTCTGAAAGACATGGGCCAAAATCTCTCTAGAACTGTAACTCGCTACAAGGTTTAA
- a CDS encoding response regulator yields MSISEDEFLKELRKVFTIEAEEHLQTIVAGLIDIEKNKDPAGYKNIIEAIYRAAHSLKGASRSVNMMGIGIVCQSVESVFSAMKNGFLTLGFGDFDTLHRAVDGIARMLSSPSGEGGEAVDALTGPLDCIVSGIKKSKQQESSLPLADPILVEPIVGSTLSFVAEEPLRWSEFHSTEQLEQEQEVSNGEISATPATDIMAMVETIRVEATKLDSILLQAEELISIKLAGEQRISELEDILTLFGPWKKEWEKVGTRAQVSPERSHTDSQASFDWNYSRLLDAETKLKGLKKALHSDLRTNGMLVDRLLEGTKTVLMLPFSTLLRALPKMVRDISRQQNKEVDLVISGGEIKVDKRILERIKDPLVHLVRNCIDHGIEKTATRLANNKPAFGTILISISQVEGTKIEVQVTDDGSGIDLDRVLGSTVNRGLLSEEGANVLDKQSALQLIFESGVSSSNIITDISGRGLGMAIVKEAVDKLGGSIAIETRKEKGTTFRICLPLTLATFRGILIREYGHSFTLPTSSVERVIRIRKDEVRSVENREIVAVEGVPLSLVRLGAVLGLDPVADGLEVSDLMTIVILKSGQNRMAFVVDKLLNEQEILIKNLGKQLVRVRNIAGATVLGSGQVVLVLNVVDLMRSATRTAKTAPNVPLAAKAVTKRKVVLVVEDSITSRTLFKNILVSAGFDVHTVVDGMEAWIALKEKPFDIVISDVEMPRMNGFDLTAKIRSEAKLAELPVVLVTSLVSREDRERGVDVGADAYIAKSSFDQSNLLEVVRRLVG; encoded by the coding sequence ATGAGTATATCTGAAGACGAATTTCTAAAAGAGTTGCGTAAGGTCTTTACGATTGAGGCTGAGGAGCATCTGCAAACGATTGTTGCTGGTCTGATCGATATCGAGAAAAATAAAGACCCAGCTGGGTATAAAAATATCATTGAAGCCATATACCGGGCGGCTCACAGTCTCAAGGGAGCCTCACGTTCAGTGAACATGATGGGCATAGGGATTGTCTGCCAGTCCGTAGAGAGTGTTTTTTCAGCGATGAAAAACGGCTTTTTGACACTCGGTTTCGGCGACTTTGATACACTTCATCGTGCAGTTGACGGCATCGCACGCATGTTAAGCTCGCCTTCGGGTGAAGGGGGCGAAGCAGTGGACGCACTTACTGGGCCACTAGACTGTATCGTGAGTGGCATTAAAAAGTCTAAGCAGCAGGAGTCATCTCTGCCTCTTGCGGACCCGATCTTGGTTGAGCCTATTGTGGGTTCTACCCTCTCATTCGTTGCGGAGGAACCATTAAGATGGTCGGAATTTCATAGCACGGAGCAATTAGAACAGGAACAGGAGGTTTCCAACGGAGAGATATCCGCAACTCCCGCTACGGATATAATGGCAATGGTGGAGACCATCCGGGTTGAAGCGACCAAACTCGACTCCATCCTCCTGCAGGCAGAAGAACTGATTTCCATAAAACTCGCGGGGGAACAGCGCATTTCAGAACTTGAAGATATTCTGACCCTATTCGGGCCCTGGAAAAAGGAGTGGGAGAAGGTAGGTACGAGGGCCCAAGTTTCGCCTGAACGAAGCCATACGGATTCTCAGGCATCGTTTGACTGGAATTACTCCCGCCTGCTTGATGCAGAAACTAAGCTAAAGGGCTTGAAAAAAGCTCTTCACTCCGATCTTCGAACAAACGGGATGTTGGTTGATCGTTTATTGGAAGGTACAAAAACCGTGTTGATGCTGCCCTTTTCGACTCTGCTGAGGGCGTTACCAAAAATGGTGCGTGATATCTCACGCCAGCAGAATAAAGAAGTAGACTTGGTGATTAGTGGTGGTGAAATCAAAGTTGATAAACGCATTCTCGAACGGATTAAGGACCCCTTGGTTCATCTTGTGCGCAACTGCATTGATCACGGTATTGAGAAAACGGCTACGCGTCTGGCAAATAACAAGCCAGCCTTCGGCACGATCTTAATCAGCATATCTCAGGTCGAAGGTACTAAGATTGAGGTACAGGTTACCGATGACGGAAGCGGGATTGATCTGGATCGCGTACTAGGAAGTACAGTCAACCGCGGTTTGCTTTCCGAAGAGGGCGCGAACGTCCTGGATAAGCAGTCAGCTTTACAACTGATCTTCGAATCCGGAGTTTCCAGCAGTAACATCATCACGGACATTTCTGGCCGTGGGCTTGGAATGGCGATTGTGAAGGAGGCTGTCGATAAACTGGGCGGCAGCATCGCCATTGAAACTCGTAAGGAGAAAGGCACCACCTTCAGGATTTGCCTTCCCTTGACGCTGGCCACATTCCGAGGAATCTTGATCAGAGAATACGGGCATAGTTTCACTTTGCCAACATCGAGTGTTGAACGTGTGATCCGAATCAGGAAGGATGAGGTTAGGAGTGTAGAAAACCGCGAAATCGTTGCAGTAGAAGGTGTTCCCCTTTCCCTGGTGAGGCTCGGTGCTGTACTAGGACTCGATCCAGTTGCCGATGGATTGGAAGTGTCGGATTTAATGACCATTGTTATTTTGAAGTCTGGCCAGAACCGCATGGCTTTTGTAGTCGATAAGCTCCTAAATGAGCAGGAAATTCTGATCAAAAATCTTGGCAAACAGCTTGTGCGCGTACGGAACATTGCAGGAGCCACAGTCTTGGGATCGGGACAGGTCGTTCTTGTCTTGAATGTTGTCGATCTGATGCGGTCTGCTACCCGTACTGCTAAGACAGCTCCGAATGTTCCGCTGGCAGCAAAAGCCGTGACAAAGCGAAAAGTAGTCCTCGTCGTGGAGGATTCTATCACATCGAGGACGCTGTTTAAAAACATACTTGTCTCGGCGGGGTTTGATGTTCATACTGTTGTAGATGGGATGGAAGCGTGGATAGCGCTTAAGGAGAAGCCATTTGACATTGTAATTTCGGATGTGGAAATGCCGAGAATGAACGGCTTTGACCTAACTGCCAAAATTCGGAGTGAAGCAAAATTGGCCGAACTTCCAGTTGTATTGGTTACCTCACTCGTATCGAGGGAGGACAGGGAGCGGGGTGTTGATGTCGGAGCAGATGCCTACATCGCAAAAAGCAGCTTTGATCAGAGTAATCTTCTTGAGGTCGTTCGACGACTGGTTGGTTGA
- the cheB gene encoding chemotaxis-specific protein-glutamate methyltransferase CheB, with protein sequence MIKVLIVDDSEVHRNYLTYILSSDSEIQVIGQAANGKEALDFLKSHQLDVITMDIYMPEMDGFEVTRRIMENKPVPIVIISAVWDPREVEKTFKAMEVGAVSLLEKPAGIGSPNYEKNAAELIAMVKQAAVAKVARIRPRRVPESTPVVIPPTKKKRREIEVVVLGASTGGPAAIQQFLTGLPKDFPLPILIVQHISSGFTRGFVDWLNESSPLHVYVATQGERIQGGRVYVAPEEFQMGVNDSGIIKLREDPPQHFVRPAASYLFLSALKAFANGTAGILLTGMGIDGAVELKLIKDAGGITFAQDHDSSIIHGMPGEAIRLGGADYVMPPRDIASVLVDLVTKTFN encoded by the coding sequence ATGATTAAGGTTCTTATTGTCGATGATTCCGAAGTACATCGGAATTATTTGACCTATATCTTAAGCTCTGATTCTGAAATCCAAGTGATAGGCCAGGCTGCTAACGGCAAGGAGGCCTTGGATTTCCTGAAGTCTCATCAACTCGATGTCATAACGATGGATATATATATGCCGGAAATGGATGGGTTTGAGGTTACACGCCGAATTATGGAGAACAAGCCGGTACCTATCGTGATCATTAGTGCCGTTTGGGATCCTAGGGAGGTAGAAAAAACGTTCAAAGCCATGGAAGTCGGGGCAGTATCACTTTTGGAGAAACCAGCAGGTATAGGGAGTCCGAATTACGAGAAGAATGCTGCAGAATTAATTGCCATGGTCAAGCAGGCAGCGGTGGCCAAGGTAGCCCGAATCCGGCCGCGGCGTGTCCCAGAGTCTACACCTGTTGTGATTCCGCCAACTAAGAAAAAGAGGAGGGAGATTGAGGTTGTCGTGCTAGGCGCTTCGACAGGCGGGCCAGCGGCGATTCAGCAATTTCTCACAGGTTTACCCAAGGATTTCCCCTTGCCAATCCTAATTGTTCAGCATATTAGCAGCGGCTTCACCCGGGGATTCGTGGACTGGCTGAATGAATCATCCCCTCTTCATGTATATGTTGCCACTCAGGGTGAACGTATTCAGGGAGGTCGTGTCTATGTAGCGCCGGAAGAGTTTCAGATGGGTGTCAACGATAGCGGGATCATTAAACTAAGAGAGGATCCTCCACAGCATTTTGTGCGTCCTGCAGCATCCTATCTTTTCCTGTCGGCGTTGAAAGCCTTCGCGAATGGCACCGCCGGCATACTGCTAACAGGGATGGGCATTGACGGGGCGGTTGAACTTAAACTGATCAAGGATGCGGGAGGGATTACGTTCGCTCAGGACCATGATAGTTCGATCATCCATGGCATGCCCGGGGAAGCTATAAGGTTAGGTGGCGCTGACTACGTGATGCCACCCAGGGATATTGCCTCTGTATTAGTGGATCTGGTTACAAAAACGTTTAATTGA
- a CDS encoding diguanylate cyclase, whose protein sequence is MEMKGKILIVEDSLTQAMRLQFLLQQNGYVVRVASDGVKGLAAAKAEKPTIIITDVMMPEMDGYELCTRIKQDVTLKDIHVVLLTSLSDPRDVIRGLQCGADNFLTKPYDNEQLLRRVHHILVNMEMRKEGNAQMSVEVFFGGQRHTLTSDRVQIIDLLLSTFELAVLQSTHLEKVSADYRNALEDVKRAEANLRTLMDMNGDAIVVVDGRQLVRYVNPAAEGIFGRRVDEILHKPFDFPIEVGQQEITIKCAGGQRLIADMRVVNSKWDGEDVRLATIRDITETAMLRERLQTESITDSLTGLYNRRGLMTLGENQLKLASRMKKRIVCLFVDLDGFKIINDMLGHEEGDKVLRDVAQILKKVFRETDLIARVGGDEFAVLALMSGTESADELIARLQETIAQYNVNGCRPYPLSMSIGTKFGDLEAPSSITKLMSGADKRMYEQKSVKKCACEEANSAAE, encoded by the coding sequence ATGGAAATGAAAGGCAAAATCTTAATCGTAGAGGATAGTTTGACTCAAGCAATGCGCCTTCAATTTCTTTTGCAACAGAACGGTTATGTCGTACGTGTGGCAAGTGATGGTGTCAAGGGCTTGGCGGCAGCGAAGGCGGAGAAACCGACGATTATTATTACAGATGTTATGATGCCTGAAATGGATGGGTACGAGTTATGCACTAGGATCAAGCAGGATGTAACCCTTAAGGATATCCACGTGGTGCTGTTGACATCGCTTTCCGATCCCCGGGATGTCATCAGAGGGCTACAGTGCGGAGCGGACAATTTTCTCACGAAACCATACGACAATGAACAGCTGCTTCGTCGGGTGCACCACATCCTTGTGAATATGGAAATGCGCAAAGAGGGCAACGCTCAGATGTCAGTTGAAGTATTCTTTGGGGGTCAGCGTCACACGCTAACCTCGGATCGAGTACAGATCATCGACTTGCTCTTGTCCACATTCGAGTTAGCCGTGCTTCAGAGCACCCATTTGGAGAAGGTTAGCGCGGACTACCGCAACGCCCTGGAAGACGTTAAGCGTGCTGAAGCCAATTTAAGAACGCTGATGGATATGAACGGGGACGCTATTGTGGTGGTCGACGGCCGGCAACTTGTCCGGTATGTGAACCCTGCGGCTGAGGGGATCTTCGGCCGAAGGGTGGATGAAATTCTGCATAAGCCCTTTGACTTTCCGATAGAAGTAGGGCAGCAAGAGATTACGATCAAGTGCGCTGGTGGGCAGCGGCTGATTGCCGATATGCGCGTCGTGAACTCCAAGTGGGATGGCGAAGATGTGCGCCTGGCCACAATTAGAGATATTACTGAAACCGCGATGTTGCGGGAACGCTTGCAGACAGAATCTATTACAGACTCACTTACAGGTCTTTACAATCGTCGTGGATTAATGACGCTTGGCGAAAATCAGCTTAAACTAGCTAGTCGGATGAAGAAACGGATTGTTTGCCTATTTGTCGACTTGGATGGATTCAAGATAATCAATGATATGCTAGGTCATGAAGAGGGCGACAAGGTACTTCGAGACGTAGCTCAAATCCTGAAAAAGGTTTTTCGAGAAACAGACCTCATCGCACGGGTAGGAGGGGATGAATTCGCTGTGTTGGCGCTCATGTCGGGGACGGAATCTGCAGATGAGCTGATCGCTCGTCTACAGGAGACTATCGCCCAGTATAACGTGAATGGTTGCCGACCGTATCCCCTGTCTATGAGTATCGGAACCAAGTTCGGTGACTTGGAAGCGCCAAGTTCAATCACCAAATTGATGTCTGGGGCGGACAAACGGATGTATGAGCAGAAATCAGTCAAGAAATGCGCATGTGAAGAAGCAAATTCGGCCGCAGAATAA
- a CDS encoding MarR family winged helix-turn-helix transcriptional regulator, producing the protein MDYNNDKVKRAAEVVQSFVTISKTLTKFALQNAVSLGLTLQQMGILNTIYSSPEITLKDITEKLQLSKSTVSVNVDGLVNSGLVERKTSEVDRREIQLTLTTTGKELSRRSVQNPLSYQAMISALEKLSEEDIQILLRTHKELLSHLQDC; encoded by the coding sequence ATGGATTACAACAATGACAAAGTTAAGCGAGCAGCAGAGGTGGTACAATCTTTTGTGACAATTAGTAAAACACTTACCAAATTTGCTCTACAAAACGCCGTAAGTCTGGGACTAACGTTACAACAAATGGGAATTTTAAATACCATATATTCTTCTCCTGAAATAACCCTCAAAGATATTACTGAAAAGTTGCAGCTCTCTAAAAGTACTGTAAGCGTTAATGTCGATGGCCTTGTCAATTCAGGTCTAGTTGAGAGAAAAACATCCGAAGTAGACCGTAGGGAAATTCAATTGACATTAACAACTACAGGTAAAGAATTATCGAGACGATCTGTCCAGAATCCGCTGTCTTATCAAGCCATGATTAGTGCCTTGGAAAAACTATCAGAAGAAGATATTCAAATTTTACTTCGGACACATAAAGAACTATTAAGTCATTTACAAGACTGTTAG
- the spoVB gene encoding stage V sporulation protein B: MQKQSLVKGVFVLTIAAFITKILVLANSIVQSRVLGSEGIGLKMMVMPFMGLMITLTTIGLPVAISRLVAEADAQRNGAKVKKILVVSSTITGSLSIVVASLSILCGNAFSSYFLTDQRSYYSLMALILIIPIVAVSGVLKGYFRGMQTMNPIAIAQVIEQIVRIGFTYFLVQWLIPYGIEYAAAGAVLSSVIGEAFSLFFLMLMFKLSHRKKFHLPNSLWKKVSRGKDIVVELLQTALPTTGNGLIFSVSRAIQPIIITKSLAVAGVSSIMITKDYGMLTGFVMPLLFFPGFINQSLGVSLVPAISEANADNNIRLIHRRLYQAICVALGVGIPSTMLLYLFAHELMIVMYKSPQAAPLLKFIAPFFIMHYLQTPLQSALVGLGHAKVAMLNNMISKCTTLLLIYPLATHFKLEIYGVILAISIGVIVETLLHFFSVHKLVGFYVNPQETIKIVLAGIAMGYSGRIAFSYLKSSEFNLGFITMIAVILSILIYLIILVFLKVIRRNEIMRVPLIGRILVLLFPLRR, translated from the coding sequence ATGCAGAAACAAAGCTTAGTTAAAGGCGTATTTGTCCTCACGATAGCAGCCTTCATAACTAAAATATTAGTTTTAGCAAATTCAATCGTTCAGTCAAGAGTTCTTGGTTCTGAAGGAATTGGGTTAAAAATGATGGTTATGCCATTCATGGGATTGATGATAACATTGACAACCATAGGGCTTCCCGTTGCTATTTCTAGATTGGTGGCGGAAGCAGATGCTCAAAGAAACGGAGCAAAAGTTAAAAAGATACTTGTAGTATCTTCAACCATAACCGGAAGCTTGAGCATTGTTGTAGCCTCTCTATCTATTTTATGTGGTAACGCATTTTCCTCATACTTTTTAACGGATCAGCGTTCTTATTATTCATTGATGGCTTTAATCCTGATCATTCCAATTGTTGCTGTTTCAGGTGTACTCAAAGGCTATTTCCGGGGTATGCAAACGATGAATCCAATTGCTATAGCGCAAGTCATTGAGCAAATTGTACGAATCGGTTTTACCTACTTCCTGGTTCAGTGGTTAATTCCTTACGGTATTGAATATGCAGCGGCCGGAGCTGTTCTAAGTAGTGTGATTGGGGAAGCCTTCTCGTTATTCTTTTTAATGCTGATGTTCAAACTCTCACACCGCAAGAAATTTCACCTTCCAAACTCTCTTTGGAAGAAAGTGTCGAGAGGGAAGGATATAGTTGTTGAATTATTACAGACAGCCCTTCCTACCACGGGTAATGGTTTAATATTTTCGGTTTCAAGGGCCATTCAGCCCATTATCATAACCAAAAGTCTGGCTGTGGCAGGAGTTAGTTCCATCATGATTACGAAAGATTATGGAATGTTGACTGGTTTTGTAATGCCACTTCTATTTTTTCCCGGTTTTATTAACCAGTCTTTGGGAGTTAGTTTGGTTCCCGCTATTAGTGAGGCGAATGCTGATAATAATATCCGGTTAATTCATCGTAGACTATATCAAGCCATTTGTGTTGCCCTCGGTGTTGGTATTCCTAGTACGATGCTTTTATACTTATTTGCTCATGAATTAATGATTGTGATGTACAAATCACCGCAAGCAGCCCCTTTATTAAAATTCATTGCACCATTCTTTATAATGCATTATCTCCAAACTCCTCTACAATCTGCCTTAGTGGGACTGGGGCATGCGAAAGTAGCTATGCTCAATAATATGATTTCCAAATGTACCACGCTTCTTCTCATTTATCCTCTTGCGACTCATTTTAAACTTGAAATCTATGGAGTAATATTAGCGATAAGTATAGGGGTCATAGTAGAAACGTTGTTGCATTTTTTCTCCGTTCATAAATTAGTAGGATTCTATGTTAATCCCCAGGAGACGATAAAGATAGTACTAGCGGGGATAGCCATGGGGTATAGTGGCCGGATAGCGTTTTCCTATCTAAAAAGTAGCGAGTTTAACCTAGGATTTATAACAATGATAGCAGTTATTCTTTCTATTTTAATTTATCTGATAATTCTCGTTTTCTTAAAGGTGATTCGCCGTAACGAAATCATGAGAGTTCCCTTAATTGGTAGAATACTAGTTCTCTTATTTCCCTTGAGACGGTAA